ggatgtagaatagcattatgttgttttatatgccattagagtgaacaCTTAGTCTTTTTGccagcagttgccgctagggcatctatgccatttcgttcgttgcaatccgggattgcacgctggggtttgttttggtatgatcagagagagcagcatatgtgcctcctgatgagagactaataagtttcgaaaccggtagaggtgcttgctgcactctctgattggactagaatatggttcggctgtattttcgttttgcaacgaaattgaaaatggttattcatttcttaaatatttgaaattaaaagtcacactaaattttctttcttttttcacccctgtaacttattaaaataaacattatagaagttttccggGACTTTctgtcctcggtaataatgtaatctttcattttgcgtttaaatttttcaagaataCTTTTTAGTTtacttaggattcgaaaaaaaaatgatgcatttaaatagcattggaccaagcttttgcgcctacccccttaaatcGGTTGAATAGTATTCAATATATCCCTAAAAagaacagaaaaaatattcatgAATCACTTTGTAGAACGAAAGCTAGCCACATTTTACCAAAGAAATTTGAGTTCAAACGCTTTATTTTGATGTTAACTATCACCCATTAGCTAATGTCCGATTAATtatgggacaccttgtataagaTCCCTACGaaattttgtttaataaaaggtATTACTTTCAGAATTTCTCGAGAATTGAAACCTGTCTTAAATCTGGTGAAGAGCGTTGAGGATAAAAAACAAATACCGTTAAAATGGAATTTTGGCGAAAGAGAAATGGGTTGAAAGGAAATTTAGTACATCCTGATCGACAAAACAAGAAACTATCTGCTACAGCTCAGCGAAGGATGTTAATTGAGGAAATGTTAGCTGCTAATGGCTCTTTATTTTCAGAAACTGATAAGAAAATACTGACCTCTCTTGTAGGTGATCAAAATCAACCTAAAGAATGGGTCaatccaatgtttaaaaataCCGTTTATTCTGATAACGAATCTCGCGAAGTACATGGGGATCTGCCATGTAATTTTAATGAAGATCGGAACGCAAGATGGGACCAATGGGATGAATCTGGGGCCGAAAAGCCTGAAACATCTTTCTTGTCCTCATTCTCGGACCAGGATCCACCTGAAAATCAAAATCAAAGAAATCAATTTCGTGGCGAAACCCAAGGCGTAAATCTGTTTAACCCTCAAAGAAGTTCTTTTATACAAGAAAGGAGCCCTGGCCAGGATCCACCTGAAAATCGAAATCAAAGAAATCAATTTCGTGGCGAAACCCAAGGCGTAAATCTGTTTAACCCTCAAAGAAGTTCTTTTATACAAGAAAGGAACCCTCTTAACAGTGAAAGAAGTTCTTTAGACAACAACCTCTCTGGCCCACAAAGGCGAAGGATGGTAATTGAGGAAATATTAGCTGCTAATAGCTCTTCATTCTCAGAAGCTCACAAGAAAACACTGAACTCGCATTTTAGTGTTGAAGATTGTGTAAGAGGTCCTTTTAAAAATACTGGCTATTCTGATAAAGAATCTCGCGGAGTATGTGGAGACTTGCCATATAATTTTGACGAAGAAAGAAGAAACCATGAAGATCGGAACGCAAAGAACGTTTCTGGGACATCTTTCTGGTCTAATAATCGAAATGAAAGAAATCAATTTCATCCCGAAACCAGAGATGTAAGTCCGTTTAACCCTCAAAGAAGTCCTTTAATATCAGAAAAGAGTCCTCTAAGTCTTGAAAGAAGTTCTCTAGAGCAATATGGAAGCTCGAATAACCAacaagcaaaaaatgtttctgGGTCATCTTTCGGGTCTAAAAGTCGATTTGAAAGAAATGAATTTCGCCCCGAAACCCGAGACGTAAGTCCGGTTAACCCTCAAAGAAATCCTATAATACCAGAAAGGAGTACTCTAAACTTTAAAAGAGGTTCTCTAGAGCAATATGGAAGCCCGAATAACCAAGAAGCAAAAAACGTTTCTGGGTCATCTTTCTGGCCCGAAAATCAATTTGAAAGAAATCAACTTAGTCCCAAAGCCCGAGACGTAAGTCCGAAAGTTAACCCTCAAAGAAGTCTTTTCATACCCGAAACGAATCCTCTAAACCATGAAAGAAGTTCTCTGGAGCAATATGGAAGCTCGAATAACCAACAACAAAGAAATCAATTTCGTTTCGAAACCAGAGAAGTAGGTTTGCTTAACCCTCAAAGAAGTCCTTTTATACGAGAAAGGAGTCCTCTAAACAGTGAAAGAAATTCTCTAGAGCAATATGGAAGCAATTCTGGTAACAATATTGAGATACTAGATTTTAA
The window above is part of the Diabrotica virgifera virgifera chromosome 2, PGI_DIABVI_V3a genome. Proteins encoded here:
- the LOC114329640 gene encoding GATA zinc finger domain-containing protein 14-like isoform X2; translation: MEFWRKRNGLKGNLVHPDRQNKKLSATAQRRMLIEEMLAANGSLFSETDKKILTSLVGDQNQPKEWVNPMFKNTVYSDNESREVHGDLPCNFNEDRNARWDQWDESGAEKPETSFLSSFSDQDPPENQNQRNQFRGETQGVNLFNPQRSSFIQERSPGQDPPENRNQRNQFRGETQGVNLFNPQRSSFIQERNPLNSERSSLDNNLSGPQRRRMVIEEILAANSSSFSEAHKKTLNSHFSVEDCVRGPFKNTGYSDKESRGVCGDLPYNFDEERRNHEDRNAKNVSGTSFWSNNRNERNQFHPETRDVSPFNPQRSPLISEKSPLSLERSSLEQYGSSNNQQAKNVSGSSFGSKSRFERNEFRPETRDVSPVNPQRNPIIPERSTLNFKRGSLEQYGSPNNQEAKNVSGSSFWPENQFERNQLSPKARDVSPKVNPQRSLFIPETNPLNHERSSLEQYGSSNNQQQRNQFRFETREVGLLNPQRSPFIRERSPLNSERNSLEQYGSNSGNNIEILDFKPPQDNSGNGIAPSKGNNFGPIPRGCVRVKMWIGKGISFSDPTRIVRQLSQQNPGLRTKLWTVLHVKNNPQTGSTFLVQIKESDLTVLQNFNMAPYIHKKKTKFTVLQPGEEF